The following proteins are encoded in a genomic region of Lutra lutra chromosome 16, mLutLut1.2, whole genome shotgun sequence:
- the LOC125086660 gene encoding LOW QUALITY PROTEIN: CMRF35-like molecule 1 (The sequence of the model RefSeq protein was modified relative to this genomic sequence to represent the inferred CDS: substituted 1 base at 1 genomic stop codon), with protein sequence MWLLLVLFLPVVQGSSALRAVSSAVSGPLRGSLTVQCRYEPGWETYHKWWCQGAKWSDCHILVXTDGSEREAKGDRVSIKDNWKSRTFTVTMEDLRWDSADTYWCGIEKSGTDLGVDVKVTIDPVTVQCHYGPGWETFVNSWCPDTDLNSCRILVQTTGPELRKNQLSINQKKRTFSMAIWGQ encoded by the exons ATGTGGCTGCTCTtggttctcttccttcctgtcGTCCAAG GCTCATCTGCTCTCAGAGCAGTGTCCAGTGCAGTGAGTGGCCCACTGCGGGGCTCACTGACCGTACAGTGTCGCTATGAACCCGGGTGGGAGACCTACCATAAGTGGTGGTGTCAAGGAGCCAAGTGGAGTGACTGCCATATCCTCGTTTAAACCGATGGATCAGAGCGGGAAGCGAAGGGTGACCGAGTGTCCATCAAGGACAACTGGAAATCGCGCACATTCACCGTGACCATGGAGGACCTCAGGTGGGACAGTGCAGACACTTACTGGTGTGGGATCGAGAAGTCTGGAACGGACCTTGGGGTTGATGTTAAAGTGACCATTGACCCAG TGACCGTGCAGTGTCACTACGGCCCGGGTTGGGAGACCTTCGTGAACTCATGGTGTCCGGACACGGATTTGAACAGCTGCCGCATCCTTGTTCAAACCACCGGACCTGAGCTGAGGAAGAACCAGCTGTCCATCAATCAGAAGAAGCGCACGTTCTCCATGGCCATTTGGGGCCAGTGA
- the LOC125086661 gene encoding CMRF35-like molecule 1 yields MWLLLVLFLPVVQGSSALRAVSSAVSGPLRGSLTVQCRYEPGWETYHKWWCQGAKWSDCHILVQTDGSEREAKGDRVSIKDNWKSRTFTVTMEDLRWNSADTYWCGIEKSGTDLGVDVTVTIDPVTVQCHYGPGWETFVNSWCPDTDLNSCRILVQTTGPELRKNQLSINQKKRTFSMAIWGE; encoded by the exons ATGTGGCTGCTCTtggttctcttccttcctgtcGTCCAAG GCTCATCTGCTCTCAGAGCAGTGTCCAGTGCAGTGAGTGGCCCACTGCGGGGCTCACTGACCGTACAGTGTCGCTATGAACCCGGGTGGGAGACCTACCATAAGTGGTGGTGTCAAGGAGCCAAGTGGAGTGACTGCCATATCCTCGTTCAAACCGATGGATCAGAGCGGGAAGCGAAGGGTGACCGAGTGTCCATCAAGGACAACTGGAAATCGCGCACATTCACCGTGACCATGGAGGACCTCAGGTGGAACAGTGCAGACACTTACTGGTGTGGGATCGAGAAGTCTGGAACGGACCTTGGGGTTGATGTTACAGTGACCATTGACCCAG TGACCGTGCAGTGTCACTACGGCCCGGGTTGGGAGACCTTCGTGAACTCATGGTGTCCGGACACTGATTTGAACAGCTGCCGCATCCTTGTTCAAACCACCGGACCTGAGCTGAGGAAGAACCAGCTGTCCATCAATCAGAAGAAGCGCACGTTCTCCATGGCCATTTGGGGCGAGTGA